atgggtgagtccatgaatgttaagtgacagtgtgatgtagatctgtcaggcttttctaatcctagtttcaccttctattttctatcagaagctaatgcaggagataggagtaggagactattttcatgttcagcttgcatgaaaaactcaaagtgagccattataatcagaaataatcataaaaaatgttATATTTTTCAGTGATCCTCACCTGTTATAACAACTCTGAAAACAAGCGAGGTTTTGAGCTCAAACACAGTAATAAAAAACTCactcctcccctcgggtatcctccctgagacgcttctgccagaaccaaAAACCCGTATTGCCGGACTAAACGTGCCAGCATTAAACACCAGTCGAAGTTTTCCaggtcttttgttgtccatgacttcaaatggtgtttttttttttggggggggggggggaactttGGGGGTAGTTTgtactaaagttgaagtggtagcagccggctgtttctccctctctgatattattgagcggagaaactCACAccagtgttctgttgctaaatacgtgtgtgtgtgacgagtggaggacccagggaagacaaatgtgagaaagcttctttaatatttttaatcCACACAACATGTTTATATCTATACTTTGTTAGAATGTTGTCAaaagacatgaaaaaaaaagtttaagctaatttattttacaaatttgctgttgcaactttaaaaaaaaaagctgttttttccTGTTCCACCGTGAGAGCAGTGCCCCAATCCAGGCTTGGCTTAACGGAAGCAATTCACTTTTTTCTCGCATGCAAAAGACGTGGAAATGCATCTGAATGGAGGTTCTCAATGAATCCCAGAGCCGCATTGTGCAAAGGCCATTTGATGGCTTCATTCTCCGTGGCATCCATTGTTGTCTGCTTCCTTTGGTCTCCGTGTTGAACATCACTGTCACCAGCTCAGCTCAGATTTAATCTGCAGATAAAAGTCCTCGCTGAAAGATTGATGTGGGTTTGAGTTCAAAACGTGTGATTTGTAACATATCGTGTCACGATCTCGCTCTGGTACCAGTGATGTACTACCGAATCCTCATGAAAGACAATGCACGCCCATTTGCATCCTCTGCATTTTGAATAATTTGGTTTTGTTATTTAGTTAATGGGTAAATTGACCTACTGACCCATTTTATGAGGTGAATACTTGTTTACAAGCCAGATGTAACAGAGGCAGTATATCTTGCAAAGTGAAAATAAAGAGAATCAGTCAGAGGAGGACTTAACATGCTAATGTCTTTCTTCCAGAGACATGTGGACGCTAATTCTAAGTGAAATTTTCGGCTTTTGTGTCACGGTTGCCTAAGATGTAAAGTGCACAGATGTTACTGCAATTACAGGGTCTGTCGGCTCAGTCCTCCGGCTTACTAGTCCAGCTCAGGTGGTGACATTTGTTAGGAGACTCTCAACCCCCACCAACACTCGGACACGCCCACTCACTCCCCAAGGACCGGGAgagaaattttaaataaaaacaatcacATTGTTTCTTAAAGAACTCCAGACTTTTATTTTACATTCCAACtaggtttaaaaaaagttttaaaaagcaTTCTGCGTTTAGTCTTTGTTCTACAAATACTCAGCAATAAATAACAGCTTTCAAGTGCGAACACACAAATGCTACAAACTGCACGGTTTTTACAAGCAGCTGACAACAACGTAACAGAATAAAGTAAAAATATCATCAATCTCAAGAAGTGAAACGAGGCACTGCCTGAACATAATATCTTAGGAGCAAAAAAACctggaacaaaaacacacaactgCAGTTTTAAAAggtataaaaacacaaaaaaagtaTATAAAAATGCTTTTTTTACATATGTACAAAATGTAGTaagtttgttctttaaattaaAGCTTAGCTTTCGTGTCTCTTGAGAgaataaagtcactgacacctgAACCAACGCAGGTTAACTGGACAGAACACTCGAAGACTCGGACTCTGTGGATACGGAGGAAATGGGCCCTCGCTTTTTGGCCATGAGAGTCACTTTCTGGCTCGACTTGCTGCTGACTGTCAGGGTGCTCCGCGCCGTCTTCTTAAACTTCACCCCCAGGAAGGCGTAGAGGATGGGGTTCAGACAGCAGTGGAAATAGGCCAGTGCCTCGGTGACGGAAATCCACTTGTCCACCGCGTGCTGCAGCTCACAGCTGGGGGTGACCACATTCAGCATCATGAGGTTGTCCAAGAAGATTCCAGCGCAGTAAGGAAGCCAGCAGCCGAAGAAACACAGGATCAGGATGACCGTGGTCTTGAGCGCTCTCTTCTTCAGCACCTGGCCCTTGGCGCCCTTCGACAGCTTGGAGATGATGATGCAGTAGCAGATGAGGATGACCAAGCCGGGCAGGATGAACCCAACCAGGATGTGTTGGAAGCGGAAAGCGACCGTCCACTGAACGATGTTTTCCGCGGGGTAAAAGCGCTGGCAGATAGCCCTGGAGTGTTCTGTCTTCAAGCTGTCATTTAGAAAAAGGAGATTGGAGGTACTTTTATCCTGGACCCCAGCAAACACCAGGTCAGGAACAGTCAGAATGGCAGCAGGCAGCCACACTCCAACATAGATCACTCTGTTTGCCAGCAGTTTTCTCGTCACTTGGCTGTTTGTGGCTTTAACAACAGCTAGGTATCGGTCCAAGCTGATGAAGGCCAGGATCAGGACGCTGCTGTACAGGTTGACCGTGTAAATCATGTGGACGGTGACACAAAGGAAGCCTCCAAAGTACCAGGTCTTAGCAGCATCCACAGCCCAGAAGGGCAGGGTGAGGACAAACAGGAGGTCAGCCATGGAGAGATGGAGCCGGTACTTGTCTGTCATCGTTTTGACCTTCTTCTGGTAGCCCATGACAAGCACAACTAAACCATTGCCAATGATGCCAAGCACGAATATTATTCCATAAACGGTAGGGTGGAAGATTTTGTTGAAACTGCTGTTGATCGTTGCAACACATGGCCCTAGCATGTTTGTGTCATAGTCACCAGACTCCTCTGAGAAGTTGTCAGTGCTGTTGTCAAAAATCAGGGAGTAGTCTGTGTAAAATTGCCcctagaatgaaaaaaaaaaattaaaatataagaAAACAGCTAAAAATTTTAAATAGTTAAACAGTTAAGAGATTTACAACTTTAACTCAGTCAGAGAAAACAACCCCAAAGAGCAGGTGAAGAGGATACGTTATTTACAGCCAACAGAACTACTCACCTCCATGTTTACCAGCCGAGGACCATGTGCGTTAGGGGACAGAGAGAGCGCGTCTGCGCGTCAGGAAGATTGATCAGTTGTGTCTGCTAGATCGGGAGTTTCTCCATTAAGTAGCTGCCCCGATGCCCCGCCCCCTTCCCATAGgggaggcgtgtgtgtgtgtgtgtgtgtgtgggggggggggggggggggggggggtcggggcaCCGTCTCCAAAAACAGCGTCACTATAAAAACTTCCATCTCTGCTCTGCTGGTGGCAGGGGCGGCACCAGTGAAACTTCTGCCTGCAGAAACAGTGGTGCCTTGTGTAACGGACGGTCCTACGAGAATTACTCACTTTTTAACCAAATATGTGACCACAATAATccgattttttttaaatctccacttTTAACAGTTTTAATTGTCTGGATTGAATCCAAATGtgtcaaataataaaaataaaaatgaaaaacaaactttATTCACACTTTTTTTAAAATTGCTCCATGATGTATAACTTTGAATAATAACAAAAGAGTGATATGAGCGTTACAAGAAACCACAAAAGTACCTGAAATCGTCACTCGTGGCACGTTTTAtacaaaagaacattttaaagatTACAAAGCCTCTTCAGGTGACGTGTCAGCCTCCTGCGTGACACAAAGGCAGGTATCTTTTGAGGTCTCTTCCCGCGCAGGCTCTACAAATCATCTCATAACTGTGTCCGATGACAGTTCTCATCATCAGAGGCTCGATTCAGTTCTCACCTTTATCCACACTCTGTCACTTCTCAGAGGCGGTTACGTCTGCGCTCCCAAGTGCTAAATGAATCCCCAGAGGGTCTGAAAAAAGCCGCACGCCCAATAACATGGGATTTCTGTCACACGGCTCTCAAGCCTGCAGCGTGCAGAACGTTCTCACTCTCAGGGCTCCACCGCAGCACTTCTCTGATTTCAGTTAAAGTAGTGATGGCAGTCCACACCAAACTCCCCGCCCTCCTCTCACACGCGGCTGTTTGAAACCCAATATCCTCCATGTGGCATGCAAATGCTACTTGTGCCTTTGATATATGAGAGTAATGAGAGATTCAGAGAGTCGATGCGCATCATTGATTCCACCGATATACCTCACTTGTGCTAAAGGGAGAGTGTGGATATTTATAAGCATCTGCTTCACATTAGAGATAGATCATGATTGTGTCCACATCAGACAGGGCAACCCTGGAAACAAGCATCAAGAGGTTATTTCTCTGTATGTATGGAGGGCATTGAACGTGAGGTGCAGCAGATCATGGAAGGCAGGGTATTTATTCACTTCcatgcctggagggccggtattcagcaggatttagttttaaccctgcttcaacacacctgatttcaatcagcaggtgattagcaggcttttGCAGAGTCCGATGAGcttctgcacaggtgattcagccactgaatgAAGTGGttaggagcagagaaaccactgaaacgtgctggatgccAGCCCTTCAGGCCCATAATTAAATATCCTTGATGGGAGGCATCAATACAGCAGGGTTGGGGgttatttaaagaccaagttcactgagaaacagtttttacttattatttttgaaatacaattgatcaaggactcacccatcttggctcctgatggggaatgctgttgttgatttagcgtccaggagtgaGCACAGCATGTTTGGCTAGTAGAAAccaactgctagcattagcaactccacagaaTGGTATAAATCCTACAGGCATGTGTtttctgtggagataaaacatcagcgttgcagcagagttagtggtagagtcgtgttgctgccaGTCAATCAGAGGCAAGCTTTCAGATTAccaggaaataagtctccaaatcctgcagtctgctgctcacctctgctctggctcCCATTGGTAAAGtcatatggggtgccatttgtaaagtcaaacagtcataatctaacagcaatatttttgttatttagcatatcataagagaaaaaattgggagttcactttttcgaagtcatattttcaccatgttattcatacatttataaatgttaaagtttccaaataaatatttagttagcaagctaaatatttaatttgtagttaaatatttattttgcaaactaaatatttaggtctgatctaaatatttagtttgtaaaataaatatttaattcactaactaaatatgtaatttactaattaaatatttattttggaactaaatattaaaTTTTTAAATTACATTATTATTTTCCAAATTgtttttagatcccagctaaatatttcttttggagctaaacatttagtttgcaaaatcagtatttgagaaataaatatttaagtctgacccaaaaatataaaatatagtgtggagctaaataacatcgtggaaaaaaatatttagctggtacttaaatATTAAGCTAATATGCAAATTCGCTTGCCAATAAGCGGAAGTTGGTTGCCAAAATAAATGCTGGATCTCGCTAACCTCTTTAcaaactcttgctccgaaccagaacttgttttatctccggttctattcttcttcagccaacacgttggacatgttcagaagaaaagaaccggagataaaacaagttctggttcggagcaagagtttgtaaagaggttagcgagatccagcatttattttggtaaccaacttccgcttattggcaagcacatttgcatattagctaaatgtttaagaaccagctaaatatttattttccacgatgttatttagctccacactatattttatatttttgggtcagacttaaatatttatttctcaaatactgattttgcaagctaaatgtttagctccaaaataaatatttagctgggatctaaagatTTTTTttgggaaaataaatatttaatttacaaattaaatatttggttccaaaataaatatttaattagtaaattaaatatttagttactgaattaaatatttattttacaaactaaatatttagatcagacctaaatatttagtttgcaaaataaatatttaactacaaattaaatatttagcttgctaactaaatatttatttggaaacgttaacatttataaatatatgaataacatggtgaaaatattacTTCAAAAAAGTGAACtaccaattttttctcttatgatatgctaaataaccaaaaatattgctgttagat
This sequence is a window from Nothobranchius furzeri strain GRZ-AD chromosome 14, NfurGRZ-RIMD1, whole genome shotgun sequence. Protein-coding genes within it:
- the cxcr4b gene encoding C-X-C chemokine receptor type 4b — translated: MEGQFYTDYSLIFDNSTDNFSEESGDYDTNMLGPCVATINSSFNKIFHPTVYGIIFVLGIIGNGLVVLVMGYQKKVKTMTDKYRLHLSMADLLFVLTLPFWAVDAAKTWYFGGFLCVTVHMIYTVNLYSSVLILAFISLDRYLAVVKATNSQVTRKLLANRVIYVGVWLPAAILTVPDLVFAGVQDKSTSNLLFLNDSLKTEHSRAICQRFYPAENIVQWTVAFRFQHILVGFILPGLVILICYCIIISKLSKGAKGQVLKKRALKTTVILILCFFGCWLPYCAGIFLDNLMMLNVVTPSCELQHAVDKWISVTEALAYFHCCLNPILYAFLGVKFKKTARSTLTVSSKSSQKVTLMAKKRGPISSVSTESESSSVLSS